One segment of Anopheles stephensi strain Indian chromosome 3, UCI_ANSTEP_V1.0, whole genome shotgun sequence DNA contains the following:
- the LOC118509897 gene encoding uncharacterized protein LOC118509897 — protein MDQKTQNGAAVSSGDDDQPSTAVFEEIRQEIGKINPYAETIELTYHLRKFAELFRRRITNDQLLSDLFPYLNEAALSCPMFAIKLATVFASRQLADASIYEAKVRNAMIATLQQNFLAIERLKQENVYRFYNSVSLLGEYYHRKRVAFGKRIHILGQSLLLLLTSELEQEISKSCQQQQPPGTYRFEPSLAKLVLAQILLNGEEVKEEHQKEVRDLLYTVRKALIVIPNLCAHAKSFLLMTLDIYYGQLAGLNNLYGKYLNESDGVDLKAEQKSTVSQKEVNGHEVAPKENGVETALQPSPDDTHKPSVTGVKTKDQQAQQSPVPQKQEPAAGQKPKAVKPSTSERAPSGRSGKASSQSNNTTNDKENKRRSQTKPVTPVPKTSPKSTSGSENRSIRLQEDGNIVATITRRDTTATAATVTSPTKRHPPQPLSSTPSRSSTSKQKLSPRMGKLATLPKITVTSATPSPKRTQDRQQPASVSPRAVLGPSIAKQKSHPPPKSPTTRSSDPSREGQAPVGRTRHERNLRDQKALAASKVERQNAYANDALKHTEVEVSQPSRHSPYAPEVPERQSEYHDWSAMPEPEPVRTSTSASREQTNDAYGDTIRSPTPPYYLYEKDDPLDNDLLIEGMVMQQVNPQTTSFLSFLTRE, from the exons ATGGACCAAAAGACGCAGAACGGTGCTGCGGTGAGCAGTGGGGACGACGATCAGCCATCGACAGCGGTGTTCGAAGAAATACGGCAGGAAATTGGCAAAATTAATCCGTACGCGGAAACGATCGAGCTGACGTACCATCTGCGCAAGTTCGCTGAACTGTTCCGGCGCCGCATCACCAACGATCAACTGCTCAG CGATCTCTTCCCGTACCTGAACGAGGCCGCCCTATCGTGCCCCATGTTTGCCATAAAGCTGGCCACCGTATTCGCATCCCGCCAGCTAGCCGATGCATCGATCTATGAAGCGAAAGTCCGCAACGCCATGATTGCCACGCTGCAGCAGAACTTTCTCGCCATCGAACGGCTAAAGCAGGAAAACGTTTACCGGTTCTACAACTCCGTCTCGCTGCTCGGCGAGTACTACCACCGGAAGCGGGTCGCATTCGGCAAGCGGATCCACATCCTCGGCcagtcgctgctgctgctgctcacgtCCGAACTGGAGCAGGAAATTAGTAAATcctgtcagcagcagcagccgccagGTACGTACCGGTTCGAGCCCAGTTTGGCCAAGCTGGTGCTGGCCCAGATCCTGCTGAACGGCGAGGAGGTGAAGGAAGAACACCAGAAGGAAGTGCGCGATCTGCTCTACACGGTGCGGAAAGCGTTGATCGTCATCCCGAATCTGTGCGCACATGCCAAATCGTTCCTGCTGATGACGCTCGACATTTACTACGGCCAATTGGCGGGGCTCAACAATCTGTACGGCAAGTATTTAAACGAATCGGATGGTGTAGACCTGAAGGCGGAGCAGAAATCAACCGTAAGCCAGAAGGAGGTAAATGGTCATGAGGTAGCGCCCAAGGAGAATGGTGTTGAGACGGCGTTGCAGCCCTCGCCGgacgacacacacaaaccctcGGTAACGGGTGTAAAGACGAAGGACCAGCAAGCACAACAATCACCCGTCCCCCAGAAGCAGGAGCCTGCGGCGGGACAGAAACCGAAAGCAGTAAAACCGAGCACGTCCGAGCGTGCGCCATCCGGTCGCAGTGGTAAAGCATCCAGCCAgagcaacaacaccaccaacgaCAAGGAAAACAAGCGTCGATCGCAAACGAAGCCGGTCACGCCGGTGCCCAAAACGTCTCCAAAGTCAACGTCCGGATCCGAGAACCGTTCGATTCGTTTGCAGGAGGATGGCAATATAGTTGCTACCATTACACGCCGTGACAcaacggcaacagcagcaacggtAACTTCCCCCACGAAGAGACATCCTCCTCAGCCGCTATCGAGTACGCCTTCCCGTTCATCCACCAGCAAGCAGAAGCTTTCGCCACGCATGGGGaagctggcaacactgccgaAGATCACCGTCACCAGTGCGACCCCATCACCGAAGCGTACCCAGGACAGACAGCAACCGGCCTCGGTCTCGCCCCGAGCCGTACTCGGTCCCTCGATAGCGAAACAAAAGTCACATCCACCACCGAAAAGCCCAACAACCCGGTCCTCCGACCCGAGCCGGGAAGGACAGGCGCCGGTGGGTCGTACCCGTCACGAACGAAACCTTCGTGATCAGAAGGCTCTTGCTGCTTCCAAAGTTGAGCGGCAAAACGCTTATGCTAACGATGCGCTGAAGCACACCGAGGTAGAGGTGAGTCAGCCATCGAGACATTCACCTTACGCCCCGGAAGTGCCGGAAAGGCAGTCGGAATATCACGACTGGAGCGCCATGCCTGAGCCGGAACCGGTTCGCACATCGACATCAGCTTCACGGGAGCAAACCAACGATGCGTATGGCGATACAATTCGTAGCCCAACGCCACCGTACTATCTGTACGAGAAAGACGACCCGCTGGATAACGATCTGCTGATCGAAGGCATGGTAATGCAACAGGTGAACCCGCAAACCACATCGTTCCTATCGTTTTTGACTAGGGAATAA
- the LOC118509895 gene encoding golgin subfamily A member 4 isoform X1 — translation MFKRLKDKIAEEVKQSPQRFDQISKGLQAAVSSASSTTSEVSGSENFFSITEDDTPQNSPQKGNSSTPVQPNNSSALANTSASSSVPSNTSLNNGISPSTSVTSPGSAPGNSSTSSASQQRTRRLSNSSMASDVSFRLPVYDSPAIYHLETDVDISASETESVSGSANANQLDLVSKDKLFQAYKKALDRYQKYRERYTELARRYRELEKDNTKARAVLVETQDKALRRMSELREQCVLEQQAKAHLDSALRMEIDELQCVVKTLRSKLELVGENGNASGGEKDLISLSGTEDGTNGNDGHVPVRDTGPLEDRIKALESKLNEELRQKAVLSLEVSELKKREEEHTITIAENKMAIHSELEAKEAEVRKLKEQLASLEKNMKQTLLEKDGLGKELSEVRKVAGKVKELESTLSTCNDQKNKLESKFIDFERTIMELEKDKQQLKATNLTLDYEKGELQKKGSEVEAKLSAMEKEKDGLLVQLQELQKTAQSLDKQAEIETLKQELEVAQKREKELQTQVQELQKTAQSLDKQAEIETLKQELEVAQKHEKELQTQVQELQKTAQSLDRKAEMDTLNQELEQTKKRLEDSTVKAATVEKQLSAKERELAELQSSQQSLEQKVKETEARLAEREKEIERLQKQQTEQSAKEREESVQKLQKAEEELAAFRKSQSLDQEKLLELTQALDAAKELHDRDRKSNETSLKELAERNNDLSVQLEQLREKQEKMTSKQKKIADEKNGLRATNEELSKELKQVRQELKQLTAQKEALAEEVRNLKIINENSESEALRSLQESMAATLAAAEAKRLETTRTLNHKMEVLMGENRTLSDERDELAEKLETAHEEKAELETERTNLRAKIETIRGEKRDLEKTLEREIREKTELKAQVENILQEIGRLEEQLKDIKEAHSRLQEEKQTLEEKIERLQREHCEARVKLEKDTLGKLQTKVKDHETKLQQVECENSQLAEKNCLLEESSRRTSEELKKLTAALRDAEARVTEEKDKSGRLEQQLSQCTGDHARLFNEKELLDHQHRSLQDALEAREKEKLCVLDTNKCLEEELTKVRSENDYLKGKHSELKALLESDKRRLMDQNDALQRQMEELAKEKQSLGRNATDLEKRLASYEEVKIENEYLNTFNKQLQGELQEAKGRVTAKDTELATVRTKQSQTEAMLEERDQEITKLINEFVAKEKKQEADQRQRLDELEQRHRTELDGVTSRVKGECEASFADERNALKDAQQALERQLEDARREQDTLAQKLAEQLRQKEDVERELRLENANFARDLDELKNELNAAIVEKLGQVKEHEQATMVLVAEKERLEAGNEQLRTRLAEFTTETEQNVRRFEAEIEQLKRDAAASGAGVTGGEQADGTAVTADSQQSYDELRNKKEELENKLKKIMHEVQDVSNRNLFLEQKCENYLILEQSNERLKLANDKLSRQLDETLVSMHHNEGIAANTEFEYLRNILFQYLSGSVTGNNSTLVKVIAAVLKFSPQQTQVVIEKEAHRRSLMGQINNLL, via the exons ATGTTTAAACGACTAAAGGACAAAATAGCCGAGGAAGTCAAACAGTCGCCGCAACGGTTCGACCAAATATCGAAAGGGTTGCAG GCCGCCGTTAGCTCCGCATCCTCAACTACCTCCGAAGTGTCTGGCAGTGAAAACTTTTTCAGCATCACGGAAGATG ATACACCGCAAAACTCACCCCAGAAGGGAAACTCGAGCACTCCCGTACAGCCAAACAACAGCAGTGCCCTGGCCAACACATCCGCCAGCAGCTCCGTACCATCGAACACCAGCCTTAACAATGGTATCTCCCCATCAACATCGGTCACCAGCCCAGGTTCTGCGCCCGGCAACAGTTCCACCAGTTCCGCATCGCAGCAGCGCACCCGTCGCCTGTCGAACTCATCGATGGCAAGCGACGTGTCGTTCCGTCTTCCAGTGTACGACTCGCCCGCCATCTACCATCTCGAAACGGATGTGGACATATCGGCGAGCGAGACGGAATCCGTGTCCGGCAGCGCTAACGCCAACCAGCTAGATCTGGTGAGCAAAGACAAGCTTTTCCAGGCCTACAAAAAAGCGCTCGATCGGTATCAGAAGTATCGGGAGCGGTACACCGAGCTGGCCCGTCGTTACCGCGAGCTCGAGAAAGACAACACCAAGGCCCGGGCGGTGTTGGTCGAAACGCAGGATAAAGCTCTCCGCCGGATGAGTGAACTGCGCGAACAGTGTGTACTCGAGCAGCAGGCAAAAGCTCACCTCGATTCGGCACTCCGGATGGAAATTGACGAACTGCAGTGTGTGGTGAAAACGCTCCGCTCCAAGCTAGAACTGGTCGGTGAGAATGGAAACGCTAGCGGCGGAGAAAAGGATCTCATATCGCTATCCGGCACGGAAGACGGTACCAACGGGAACGATGGCCACGTTCCGGTACGCGATACGGGTCCGCTGGAGGATCGCATAAAAGCACTCGAATCGAAACTAAACGAAGAGCTTCGTCAAAAGGCCGTCCTTAGTCTGGAGGTGAGCGAGCTAAAGAAACGCGAAGAAGAACACACAATTACCATagcggaaaacaaaatggcaatcCATTCCGAGCTCGAGGCGAAAGAGGCCGAAGTGCGAAAGCTGAAGGAACAGCTAGCAAGCTTGGAGAAGAACATGAAGCAGACGCTGCTCGAGAAGGATGGGCTGGGTAAGGAGCTGTCCGAAGTGCGCAAGGTCGCGGGCAAGGTAAAGGAGCTCGAAAGTACACTCAGCACGTGTAACGATCAGAAGAACAAGCTCGAATCGAAGTTTATCGATTTCGAGCGTACAATTATGGAGCTGGAGAAGGACAAACAGCAGCTTAAAGCCACCAACCTCACGCTGGACTATGAGAAGGGTGAGCTGCAGAAGAAAGGGTCGGAGGTGGAGGCGAAGCTGTCGgcaatggaaaaagaaaaggatgGTTTACTCGTGCAATTGCAAGAGCTACAGAAAACCGCTCAATCGCTCGATAAACAGGCTGAGATTGAAACGCTCAAGCAGGAGCTGGAAGTGGCCCAGAAGCGTGAGAAAGAGCTGCAAACCCAAGTGCAAGAGCTGCAGAAAACCGCTCAATCGCTCGATAAACAGGCTGAGATTGAAACGCTCAAGCAGGAGCTGGAAGTGGCCCAGAAGCACGAGAAAGAGCTGCAAACCCAAGTGCAAGAGCTGCAGAAAACAGCCCAATCACTCGACAGAAAGGCTGAAATGGACACACTCAACCAGGAGCTGGAACAGACCAAAAAGCGCTTGGAGGATTCAACTGTAAAGGCTGCGACGGTCGAAAAGCAATTGAGCGCGAAGGAGCGCGAGCTGGCCGAGCTTCAATCGTCCCAACAATCCCTCGAGCAGAAGGTGAAAGAAACGGAAGCACGTTTAGCCGAACGGGAAAAGGAAATTGAACGGCTGCAGAAGCAGCAAACCGAGCAAAGCGCTAAGGAGCGTGAGGAAAGCGTGCAAAAGCTTCAGAAAGCGGAAGAGGAACTTGCCGCGTTCCGCAAATCGCAGTCGCTCGATCAGGAGAAGCTGCTCGAGCTGACGCAAGCGCTGGATGCCGCCAAGGAACtgcacgatcgcgatcgcaaGAGTAACGAGACGAGCCTGAAGGAGCTGGCCGAACGGAACAACGATCTGTCCGTGCAGCTGGAGCAATTGCGCGAGAAGCAGGAAAAAATGACcagcaagcagaagaaaatcGCGGACGAAAAGAATGGGCTGCGTGCGACGAACGAAGAGCTGTCGAAGGAGCTGAAGCAGGTGCGCCAAGAGCTGAAACAGCTCACCGCCCAAAAGGAAGCGCTCGCCGAGGAGGTGCGCAATCTGAAGATAATCAATGAAAATTCGGAATCCGAAGCACTCCGCTCGCTGCAGGAGTCGATGGCTGCCACGCTGGCAGCGGCCGAAGCGAAGCGGCTCGAAACGACGCGCACTCTGAACCACAAGATGGAAGTGCTGATGGGCGAAAATCGAACGCTCAGCGACGAACGGGACGAGCTGGCGGAGAAGCTGGAAACGGCTCACGAGGAGAAGGCGGAGCTCGAGACGGAGCGGACCAATTTGCGCGCGAAAATAGAAACCATCCGCGGCGAGAAGCGTGATCTGGAGAAGACGCTCGAGCGTGAAATTCGAGAAAAGACGGAACTGAAGGCGCAGGTCGAAAACATCCTGCAGGAGATCGGTCGGCTGGAGGAGCAGCTGAAGGACATTAAGGAAGCACATTCCAGGCTGCAGGAGGAAAAGCAAACGCTCGAGGAGAAGATCGAACGGTTGCAGCGCGAACACTGTGAGGCACGGGTCAAGCTCGAGAAGGACACGCTCGGCAAGCTGCAGACGAAGGTGAAAGACCACGAAACGAAGCTCCAGCAGGTGGAGTGTGAAAACTCGCAGCTAGCCGAGAAGAACTGTTTGCTCGAGGAAAGTAGCCGCCGGACGAGCGAAGAGCTGAAAAAGCTTACCGCAGCATTGCGCGACGCGGAAGCACGCGTCACGGAGGAGAAGGACAAGAGCGGCCGGCTCGAGCAACAACTCAGCCAGTGTACCGGTGATCATGCGCGGCTGTTCAACGAGAAGGAACTGCTCGACCATCAGCATCGTTCGCTGCAGGATGCGCTGGAAGCGCGGGAAAAGGAGAAGCTGTGCGTGCTCGACACGAACAAGTGTCTCGAGGAGGAGCTGACGAAGGTGCGCAGCGAGAACGACTACCTCAAGGGGAAGCACAGCGAGCTGAAGGCGCTGCTCGAGAGCGACAAACGAAGACTGATGGACCAGAACGATGCGCTCCAGCGGCAGATGGAGGAGCTGGCGAAGGAGAAGCAGTCGCTCGGCCGGAACGCGACTGATCTGGAGAAGCGCCTGGCGAGCTACGAGGAGGTCAAGATCGAGAACGAGTATCTCAACACGTTCAACAAGCAGCTGCAGGGTGAGCTGCAGGAAGCGAAGGGGCGCGTCACCGCCAAGGACACGGAGCTGGCGACGGTGCGCACGAAGCAATCGCAGACGGAAGCGATGCTGGAAGAGCGTGACCAAGAGATCACCAAGCTCATCAACGAGTTTGTGGCGAAGGAAAAGAAGCAGGAGGCGGACCAGCGGCAGCGgctcgatgagctggagcaACGGCACCGGACGGAGCTGGACGGTGTAACGAGCCGCGTGAAAGGCGAGTGTGAGGCAAGCTTTGCCGATGAAAGGAACGCGCTTAAGGACGCGCAGCAAGCTTTGGAGCGGCAGCTGGAGGACGCTCGCCGTGAGCAAGACACACTGGCACAGAAGCTCGCGGAACAATTGCGCCAAAAGGAGGACGTTGAAAGGGAACTGCGGCTCGAGAATGCCAACTTCGCGCGTGACTTGGACGAGCTGAAGAACGAACTAAATGCCGCCATCGTCGAAAAGCTCGGTCAGGTGAAGGAACACGAGCAAGCGACAATGGTGCTGGTTGCGGAAAAGGAACGCCTTGAAGCCGGCAACGAGCAGCTGCGTACCCGGTTGGCCGAATTTACCACCGAAACGGAGCAGAACGTGCGTCGGTTCGAGGCGGAAATAGAGCAGCTGAAGCGTGATGCCGCTGCGTCGGGGGCCGGCGTGACCGGTGGCGAGCAAGCGGATGGTACGGCGGTAACGGCCGACAGCCAACAGTCGTACGATGAGCTGCGCAACAAGAAGGAAGAGCTGGAGAACAAGCTGAAAAAGATAATGCACGAAGTGCAGGACGTCTCCAACCGGAACCTGTTTCTGGAGCAGAAGTGCGAGAACTATCTTATCCTGGAGCAGTCGAACGAGCGGCTAAAGCTGGCGAACGATAAGCTGTCCCGGCAGCTGGACGAAACACTG gTGTCCATGCATCACAATGAAGGCATTGCCGCCAATACGGAGTTCGAGTACTTAAGAAACATTCTATTCCAG TATCTCAGTGGCAGCGTTACCGGCAACAACAGCACGCTCGTGAAGGTGATAGCGGCCGTCCTGAAGTTTTCTCCACAGCAAACGCAGGTTGTCATCGAAAAGGAGGCGCATCGGAGATCATTG ATGGGACAGATAAACAATCTACTATAG
- the LOC118509895 gene encoding golgin subfamily A member 4 isoform X2 — protein sequence MFKRLKDKIAEEVKQSPQRFDQISKGLQAAVSSASSTTSEVSGSENFFSITEDDTPQNSPQKGNSSTPVQPNNSSALANTSASSSVPSNTSLNNGISPSTSVTSPGSAPGNSSTSSASQQRTRRLSNSSMASDVSFRLPVYDSPAIYHLETDVDISASETESVSGSANANQLDLVSKDKLFQAYKKALDRYQKYRERYTELARRYRELEKDNTKARAVLVETQDKALRRMSELREQCVLEQQAKAHLDSALRMEIDELQCVVKTLRSKLELVGENGNASGGEKDLISLSGTEDGTNGNDGHVPVRDTGPLEDRIKALESKLNEELRQKAVLSLEVSELKKREEEHTITIAENKMAIHSELEAKEAEVRKLKEQLASLEKNMKQTLLEKDGLGKELSEVRKVAGKVKELESTLSTCNDQKNKLESKFIDFERTIMELEKDKQQLKATNLTLDYEKGELQKKGSEVEAKLSAMEKEKDGLLVQLQELQKTAQSLDKQAEIETLKQELEVAQKHEKELQTQVQELQKTAQSLDRKAEMDTLNQELEQTKKRLEDSTVKAATVEKQLSAKERELAELQSSQQSLEQKVKETEARLAEREKEIERLQKQQTEQSAKEREESVQKLQKAEEELAAFRKSQSLDQEKLLELTQALDAAKELHDRDRKSNETSLKELAERNNDLSVQLEQLREKQEKMTSKQKKIADEKNGLRATNEELSKELKQVRQELKQLTAQKEALAEEVRNLKIINENSESEALRSLQESMAATLAAAEAKRLETTRTLNHKMEVLMGENRTLSDERDELAEKLETAHEEKAELETERTNLRAKIETIRGEKRDLEKTLEREIREKTELKAQVENILQEIGRLEEQLKDIKEAHSRLQEEKQTLEEKIERLQREHCEARVKLEKDTLGKLQTKVKDHETKLQQVECENSQLAEKNCLLEESSRRTSEELKKLTAALRDAEARVTEEKDKSGRLEQQLSQCTGDHARLFNEKELLDHQHRSLQDALEAREKEKLCVLDTNKCLEEELTKVRSENDYLKGKHSELKALLESDKRRLMDQNDALQRQMEELAKEKQSLGRNATDLEKRLASYEEVKIENEYLNTFNKQLQGELQEAKGRVTAKDTELATVRTKQSQTEAMLEERDQEITKLINEFVAKEKKQEADQRQRLDELEQRHRTELDGVTSRVKGECEASFADERNALKDAQQALERQLEDARREQDTLAQKLAEQLRQKEDVERELRLENANFARDLDELKNELNAAIVEKLGQVKEHEQATMVLVAEKERLEAGNEQLRTRLAEFTTETEQNVRRFEAEIEQLKRDAAASGAGVTGGEQADGTAVTADSQQSYDELRNKKEELENKLKKIMHEVQDVSNRNLFLEQKCENYLILEQSNERLKLANDKLSRQLDETLVSMHHNEGIAANTEFEYLRNILFQYLSGSVTGNNSTLVKVIAAVLKFSPQQTQVVIEKEAHRRSLMGQINNLL from the exons ATGTTTAAACGACTAAAGGACAAAATAGCCGAGGAAGTCAAACAGTCGCCGCAACGGTTCGACCAAATATCGAAAGGGTTGCAG GCCGCCGTTAGCTCCGCATCCTCAACTACCTCCGAAGTGTCTGGCAGTGAAAACTTTTTCAGCATCACGGAAGATG ATACACCGCAAAACTCACCCCAGAAGGGAAACTCGAGCACTCCCGTACAGCCAAACAACAGCAGTGCCCTGGCCAACACATCCGCCAGCAGCTCCGTACCATCGAACACCAGCCTTAACAATGGTATCTCCCCATCAACATCGGTCACCAGCCCAGGTTCTGCGCCCGGCAACAGTTCCACCAGTTCCGCATCGCAGCAGCGCACCCGTCGCCTGTCGAACTCATCGATGGCAAGCGACGTGTCGTTCCGTCTTCCAGTGTACGACTCGCCCGCCATCTACCATCTCGAAACGGATGTGGACATATCGGCGAGCGAGACGGAATCCGTGTCCGGCAGCGCTAACGCCAACCAGCTAGATCTGGTGAGCAAAGACAAGCTTTTCCAGGCCTACAAAAAAGCGCTCGATCGGTATCAGAAGTATCGGGAGCGGTACACCGAGCTGGCCCGTCGTTACCGCGAGCTCGAGAAAGACAACACCAAGGCCCGGGCGGTGTTGGTCGAAACGCAGGATAAAGCTCTCCGCCGGATGAGTGAACTGCGCGAACAGTGTGTACTCGAGCAGCAGGCAAAAGCTCACCTCGATTCGGCACTCCGGATGGAAATTGACGAACTGCAGTGTGTGGTGAAAACGCTCCGCTCCAAGCTAGAACTGGTCGGTGAGAATGGAAACGCTAGCGGCGGAGAAAAGGATCTCATATCGCTATCCGGCACGGAAGACGGTACCAACGGGAACGATGGCCACGTTCCGGTACGCGATACGGGTCCGCTGGAGGATCGCATAAAAGCACTCGAATCGAAACTAAACGAAGAGCTTCGTCAAAAGGCCGTCCTTAGTCTGGAGGTGAGCGAGCTAAAGAAACGCGAAGAAGAACACACAATTACCATagcggaaaacaaaatggcaatcCATTCCGAGCTCGAGGCGAAAGAGGCCGAAGTGCGAAAGCTGAAGGAACAGCTAGCAAGCTTGGAGAAGAACATGAAGCAGACGCTGCTCGAGAAGGATGGGCTGGGTAAGGAGCTGTCCGAAGTGCGCAAGGTCGCGGGCAAGGTAAAGGAGCTCGAAAGTACACTCAGCACGTGTAACGATCAGAAGAACAAGCTCGAATCGAAGTTTATCGATTTCGAGCGTACAATTATGGAGCTGGAGAAGGACAAACAGCAGCTTAAAGCCACCAACCTCACGCTGGACTATGAGAAGGGTGAGCTGCAGAAGAAAGGGTCGGAGGTGGAGGCGAAGCTGTCGgcaatggaaaaagaaaaggatgGTTTACTCGTGCAATTGCAAGAGCTACAGAAAACCGCTCAATCGCTCGATAAACAGGCTGAG ATTGAAACGCTCAAGCAGGAGCTGGAAGTGGCCCAGAAGCACGAGAAAGAGCTGCAAACCCAAGTGCAAGAGCTGCAGAAAACAGCCCAATCACTCGACAGAAAGGCTGAAATGGACACACTCAACCAGGAGCTGGAACAGACCAAAAAGCGCTTGGAGGATTCAACTGTAAAGGCTGCGACGGTCGAAAAGCAATTGAGCGCGAAGGAGCGCGAGCTGGCCGAGCTTCAATCGTCCCAACAATCCCTCGAGCAGAAGGTGAAAGAAACGGAAGCACGTTTAGCCGAACGGGAAAAGGAAATTGAACGGCTGCAGAAGCAGCAAACCGAGCAAAGCGCTAAGGAGCGTGAGGAAAGCGTGCAAAAGCTTCAGAAAGCGGAAGAGGAACTTGCCGCGTTCCGCAAATCGCAGTCGCTCGATCAGGAGAAGCTGCTCGAGCTGACGCAAGCGCTGGATGCCGCCAAGGAACtgcacgatcgcgatcgcaaGAGTAACGAGACGAGCCTGAAGGAGCTGGCCGAACGGAACAACGATCTGTCCGTGCAGCTGGAGCAATTGCGCGAGAAGCAGGAAAAAATGACcagcaagcagaagaaaatcGCGGACGAAAAGAATGGGCTGCGTGCGACGAACGAAGAGCTGTCGAAGGAGCTGAAGCAGGTGCGCCAAGAGCTGAAACAGCTCACCGCCCAAAAGGAAGCGCTCGCCGAGGAGGTGCGCAATCTGAAGATAATCAATGAAAATTCGGAATCCGAAGCACTCCGCTCGCTGCAGGAGTCGATGGCTGCCACGCTGGCAGCGGCCGAAGCGAAGCGGCTCGAAACGACGCGCACTCTGAACCACAAGATGGAAGTGCTGATGGGCGAAAATCGAACGCTCAGCGACGAACGGGACGAGCTGGCGGAGAAGCTGGAAACGGCTCACGAGGAGAAGGCGGAGCTCGAGACGGAGCGGACCAATTTGCGCGCGAAAATAGAAACCATCCGCGGCGAGAAGCGTGATCTGGAGAAGACGCTCGAGCGTGAAATTCGAGAAAAGACGGAACTGAAGGCGCAGGTCGAAAACATCCTGCAGGAGATCGGTCGGCTGGAGGAGCAGCTGAAGGACATTAAGGAAGCACATTCCAGGCTGCAGGAGGAAAAGCAAACGCTCGAGGAGAAGATCGAACGGTTGCAGCGCGAACACTGTGAGGCACGGGTCAAGCTCGAGAAGGACACGCTCGGCAAGCTGCAGACGAAGGTGAAAGACCACGAAACGAAGCTCCAGCAGGTGGAGTGTGAAAACTCGCAGCTAGCCGAGAAGAACTGTTTGCTCGAGGAAAGTAGCCGCCGGACGAGCGAAGAGCTGAAAAAGCTTACCGCAGCATTGCGCGACGCGGAAGCACGCGTCACGGAGGAGAAGGACAAGAGCGGCCGGCTCGAGCAACAACTCAGCCAGTGTACCGGTGATCATGCGCGGCTGTTCAACGAGAAGGAACTGCTCGACCATCAGCATCGTTCGCTGCAGGATGCGCTGGAAGCGCGGGAAAAGGAGAAGCTGTGCGTGCTCGACACGAACAAGTGTCTCGAGGAGGAGCTGACGAAGGTGCGCAGCGAGAACGACTACCTCAAGGGGAAGCACAGCGAGCTGAAGGCGCTGCTCGAGAGCGACAAACGAAGACTGATGGACCAGAACGATGCGCTCCAGCGGCAGATGGAGGAGCTGGCGAAGGAGAAGCAGTCGCTCGGCCGGAACGCGACTGATCTGGAGAAGCGCCTGGCGAGCTACGAGGAGGTCAAGATCGAGAACGAGTATCTCAACACGTTCAACAAGCAGCTGCAGGGTGAGCTGCAGGAAGCGAAGGGGCGCGTCACCGCCAAGGACACGGAGCTGGCGACGGTGCGCACGAAGCAATCGCAGACGGAAGCGATGCTGGAAGAGCGTGACCAAGAGATCACCAAGCTCATCAACGAGTTTGTGGCGAAGGAAAAGAAGCAGGAGGCGGACCAGCGGCAGCGgctcgatgagctggagcaACGGCACCGGACGGAGCTGGACGGTGTAACGAGCCGCGTGAAAGGCGAGTGTGAGGCAAGCTTTGCCGATGAAAGGAACGCGCTTAAGGACGCGCAGCAAGCTTTGGAGCGGCAGCTGGAGGACGCTCGCCGTGAGCAAGACACACTGGCACAGAAGCTCGCGGAACAATTGCGCCAAAAGGAGGACGTTGAAAGGGAACTGCGGCTCGAGAATGCCAACTTCGCGCGTGACTTGGACGAGCTGAAGAACGAACTAAATGCCGCCATCGTCGAAAAGCTCGGTCAGGTGAAGGAACACGAGCAAGCGACAATGGTGCTGGTTGCGGAAAAGGAACGCCTTGAAGCCGGCAACGAGCAGCTGCGTACCCGGTTGGCCGAATTTACCACCGAAACGGAGCAGAACGTGCGTCGGTTCGAGGCGGAAATAGAGCAGCTGAAGCGTGATGCCGCTGCGTCGGGGGCCGGCGTGACCGGTGGCGAGCAAGCGGATGGTACGGCGGTAACGGCCGACAGCCAACAGTCGTACGATGAGCTGCGCAACAAGAAGGAAGAGCTGGAGAACAAGCTGAAAAAGATAATGCACGAAGTGCAGGACGTCTCCAACCGGAACCTGTTTCTGGAGCAGAAGTGCGAGAACTATCTTATCCTGGAGCAGTCGAACGAGCGGCTAAAGCTGGCGAACGATAAGCTGTCCCGGCAGCTGGACGAAACACTG gTGTCCATGCATCACAATGAAGGCATTGCCGCCAATACGGAGTTCGAGTACTTAAGAAACATTCTATTCCAG TATCTCAGTGGCAGCGTTACCGGCAACAACAGCACGCTCGTGAAGGTGATAGCGGCCGTCCTGAAGTTTTCTCCACAGCAAACGCAGGTTGTCATCGAAAAGGAGGCGCATCGGAGATCATTG ATGGGACAGATAAACAATCTACTATAG